The Diospyros lotus cultivar Yz01 chromosome 15, ASM1463336v1, whole genome shotgun sequence genome has a window encoding:
- the LOC127791636 gene encoding uncharacterized protein LOC127791636 produces the protein MVFNKLRSALGDDIPDLVFVSDRHKSIHKAVTTVFPNSLHVSCIYHIGQNVKAKFKKENVHALFYKAAKAYRQSEFNEYFIELERYAPAIGAYLREAGFSRWACAYSDGKRFDIMTTNITECLNAALADVRKLLIQCLMEYIRNMLQQWFYEKRGDASKMGGYITAWAEGEIGKRLALSRYWRPEPIDMYRFNVHDGHFGGIIDLKARTCTCRVFDFDKLPCGHALAAARSRNIHPYSLCSSYYQTEALLCAYTDPILPVGSQADWIVPTEIASIKLLPPASRRKRGRRQIFLIPSAGEEKRRVKCSCCGLIGHNRQTCSNPITLLS, from the coding sequence ATGGTCTTCAATAAATTGCGCTCTGCCCTTGGTGATGATATACCTGATTTGGTATTTGTGTCTGACCGGCACAAGAGCATCCATAAGGCGGTCACAACTGTGTTCCCTAACTCATTGCACGTTTCATGTATATATCATATTGGCCAAAATGTAAAGGCTAAattcaaaaaggaaaatgtgCATGCTCTGTTCTACAAGGCTGCGAAGGCATATCGACAATCAGAATTTAATGAATACTTTATTGAGCTCGAGCGATATGCTCCAGCCATCGGTGCCTATCTTAGAGAGGCTGGTTTTAGTCGTTGGGCATGTGCATATTCGGATGGTAAGAGGTTTGATATAATGACCACAAACATTACGGAATGCCTCAATGCAGCTCTAGCGGATGTGCGTAAATTGCTGATTCAATGTTTGATGGAGTATATCAGGAATATGCTGCAACAATGGTTTTATGAGAAACGGGGTGATGCTAGTAAAATGGGTGGATATATAACAGCTTGGGCTGAGGGAGAAATAGGCAAAAGATTGGCATTATCCCGGTATTGGCGTCCAGAACCGATTGATATGTATAGATTCAATGTTCATGATGGTCACTTTGGCGGTATTATCGACTTGAAGGCGAGAACTTGCACTTGTAGAGTGTTTGATTTCGACAAATTGCCATGTGGTCATGCCCTGGCTGCTGCACGTTCACGCAATATTCACCCATACAGTTTGTGCTCCTCATATTACCAAACAGAAGCTCTGCTGTGTGCCTATACCGATCCGATATTGCCTGTGGGTAGCCAAGCCGACTGGATCGTGCCGACGGAAATTGCGTCTATTAAATTGCTACCACCGGCAAGTAGACGCAAACGTGGAAGACGTCAGATTTTTCTAATTCCCTCAGCCGGTGAAGAGAAGAGGAGGGTAAAATGCAGTTGTTGTGGTCTAATTGGTCACAATCGCCAAACTTGCTCTAATCCAATAACTTTGCTGTCATAA